From the Nitrospirota bacterium genome, the window TTATCAGGAAGCATCCTGTCTCGTTTGTTGTACTTCACGACTCAGACATAAAGGTATCGCGTAAATACAATGTCTTTTCAATTCCCACAACATTTCTGATTGACAAAAAGGGCAAGATAGTCGAGAAATTCCTTGGCGGACATGACTGGACATCCCCTGAGATCAGAAAAAAAATTGATGGGCTTTTATAACAAAACAGAACAGAGTACCAGAACTGCAGAGCAAGAAAAC encodes:
- a CDS encoding TlpA disulfide reductase family protein, coding for IRKHPVSFVVLHDSDIKVSRKYNVFSIPTTFLIDKKGKIVEKFLGGHDWTSPEIRKKIDGLL